A genomic segment from Desulfuromonas thiophila encodes:
- a CDS encoding efflux RND transporter periplasmic adaptor subunit, which yields MTIPTPSRRSLGLVALLLPLLGLLVHVALRSGPLAPVAVTLVRVEQRALQPALFGIGQVEARHRYRIGPTQPGRLATLSVRVGERVAAGQLLARMDPVDLEARILAQQAALQQNAARQREARAQLDYAERQRQRYQLLQQQQAVSAEQLLDRQHEAALAAAGLAAALAEQQRLQADLQALRAQQHHLELRAPVDALVVRRDTDPGSTLVAGQTVLELIDPNSLRLEVRFDQLHAGRLQAGLAARIALRSRPQQELAGLVLRQEPLADAITEELLAKVGFAPLPPTLPAIGELAEVTVLLPPLEPTPVIPQAALQRQGGQTGVWQKRQGKASFVPVITGASDLDGFVQVTQGVRAGDELVLYSAKALRPGSRLRPVAQLTAALRP from the coding sequence ATGACGATTCCGACCCCGTCCCGCCGCAGCCTCGGCCTTGTGGCCCTGCTGCTGCCCCTGTTGGGATTACTGGTCCATGTCGCCCTGCGCAGCGGGCCACTGGCACCGGTGGCCGTGACGCTGGTGCGGGTGGAGCAGCGCGCCCTGCAGCCGGCCCTGTTCGGCATCGGCCAGGTGGAGGCCCGCCACCGCTACCGCATCGGTCCGACCCAGCCGGGCCGTCTGGCCACCTTGTCGGTGCGGGTGGGCGAACGCGTCGCGGCCGGCCAGCTGTTGGCGCGCATGGATCCGGTGGACCTGGAGGCACGCATCCTGGCCCAGCAGGCGGCCCTGCAGCAGAATGCCGCCCGTCAGCGCGAAGCCCGCGCCCAGCTGGACTACGCCGAACGTCAACGGCAACGCTACCAGCTGCTGCAACAGCAACAGGCCGTCAGCGCCGAACAGCTGCTCGATCGACAGCACGAGGCCGCTCTGGCCGCAGCCGGACTGGCGGCGGCACTGGCCGAGCAGCAACGGCTGCAGGCCGACCTGCAGGCCCTCAGGGCCCAGCAGCACCATCTGGAGTTGCGCGCGCCGGTGGACGCCCTGGTCGTCCGCCGCGACACCGACCCCGGCTCGACCCTGGTGGCCGGTCAAACGGTACTTGAGCTGATCGACCCGAACAGTCTGCGGCTGGAGGTGCGTTTTGATCAGCTGCATGCCGGCAGGCTACAGGCCGGTCTGGCGGCACGAATCGCGCTGCGTTCCCGGCCGCAGCAGGAGCTGGCAGGCCTGGTGCTGCGCCAGGAGCCCCTGGCCGATGCCATCACCGAGGAACTGCTGGCCAAGGTTGGCTTCGCGCCACTGCCACCGACGCTGCCCGCTATCGGTGAACTGGCCGAGGTGACGGTGCTGCTGCCGCCGCTGGAACCGACGCCGGTCATTCCCCAGGCCGCCCTGCAGCGCCAGGGTGGCCAGACCGGCGTGTGGCAGAAGCGGCAGGGCAAGGCGAGCTTCGTTCCGGTCATCACCGGCGCCAGCGACCTCGATGGCTTCGTCCAGGTCACCCAGGGTGTGCGGGCGGGCGACGAACTGGTCCTTTACAGCGCCAAAGCCCTGCGGCCCGGCAGCCGCCTGCGGCCGGTCGCACAGCTGACCGCGGCGCTACGGCCATGA
- a CDS encoding ferredoxin, translated as MARTAWVDPDECISCGLCIENLPEVFRFADSGKAECYNSAGASEADIQNEAMDPCPVSCIHWKD; from the coding sequence ATGGCCAGAACCGCCTGGGTCGATCCCGACGAATGCATCAGCTGTGGCCTCTGTATCGAAAACCTGCCCGAGGTGTTCCGCTTTGCCGACAGCGGCAAGGCCGAATGCTACAACAGCGCCGGCGCCAGCGAGGCCGACATCCAGAACGAGGCCATGGACCCCTGTCCGGTGTCCTGCATTCACTGGAAGGACTGA
- a CDS encoding molecular chaperone DnaJ, with product MTYDDLKKALHQFGFHESDRLSIRQIRQRHRQLVRKHHPDANSNADPEQIRQLNAAARLLMDYLQDYHFAFSAEEFYQQRPEERLRQQFSWDPVWAGKKES from the coding sequence ATGACCTACGATGACCTCAAAAAAGCGCTGCACCAATTCGGCTTTCACGAAAGCGACCGCCTCAGCATCCGCCAGATCCGCCAGCGCCATCGCCAGCTGGTGCGCAAACACCATCCCGATGCCAACAGCAACGCCGATCCCGAACAGATCCGCCAGCTTAACGCCGCCGCCAGACTGCTGATGGACTATCTGCAGGACTACCACTTCGCCTTCAGCGCCGAGGAGTTCTATCAGCAGCGCCCTGAAGAACGCCTGCGCCAACAGTTTTCCTGGGATCCCGTCTGGGCCGGCAAGAAGGAGTCGTAA
- the queF gene encoding NADPH-dependent 7-cyano-7-deazaguanine reductase QueF (Catalyzes the NADPH-dependent reduction of 7-cyano-7-deazaguanine (preQ0) to 7-aminomethyl-7-deazaguanine (preQ1) in queuosine biosynthesis), producing the protein MNPLEHLPLGQPTRYTDRYDSGLLCPVPRQLKRAELGIDTPLPFVGEDLWNGYELSWLNPKGKPVVALLQLRVPCHSPNLIESKSLKLYLNSYNQTAFATMGAVADQLRRDLSAVAGTAVTLSLSHPDDVATWQVGQLTGQCLDDLDIAIDRYQVDSGLLSCAPAAPEVEEQLYSHLLKSNCLITSQPDWASLWLQYRGPAIDHAGLLRYLISFRQHNEFHEQCVERIFTDVLRCCRPTQLSVYARYTRRGGLDINPWRSTDTAVAPNWRLARQ; encoded by the coding sequence ATGAATCCGCTGGAGCACCTGCCCCTGGGCCAACCGACCCGCTATACCGACCGCTACGACAGCGGTCTGCTCTGTCCCGTGCCGCGCCAGCTCAAGCGTGCCGAGCTGGGCATCGACACCCCGCTGCCCTTTGTCGGCGAAGATCTGTGGAACGGCTATGAGCTGTCATGGCTCAATCCCAAGGGCAAACCGGTGGTGGCGCTGCTGCAGCTGCGGGTGCCCTGTCACAGCCCCAATCTGATCGAATCGAAATCCCTCAAGCTCTACCTCAACAGCTACAACCAGACGGCATTCGCCACCATGGGCGCCGTGGCCGACCAGTTGCGACGCGATCTGAGCGCGGTGGCCGGCACTGCCGTGACCCTCAGCCTGAGCCATCCCGACGATGTGGCGACCTGGCAGGTTGGCCAGCTGACCGGCCAGTGCCTTGACGATCTCGACATCGCCATCGACCGCTATCAGGTGGACAGCGGCCTGTTGTCCTGTGCGCCTGCCGCTCCAGAGGTGGAGGAACAGCTCTACAGCCATCTGCTCAAAAGCAACTGCCTGATCACCTCGCAGCCCGACTGGGCCAGCCTGTGGCTGCAGTATCGCGGCCCGGCCATCGACCACGCCGGCCTGCTGCGCTACCTGATCTCCTTCCGCCAGCACAACGAATTTCACGAACAGTGCGTCGAACGCATCTTCACCGATGTGCTGCGCTGCTGCCGGCCGACCCAACTGAGCGTCTACGCCCGCTATACCCGCCGTGGTGGCCTCGACATCAATCCCTGGCGCAGCACCGACACGGCCGTAGCGCCCAATTGGCGACTGGCGCGCCAGTAA
- the tadA gene encoding tRNA adenosine(34) deaminase TadA — MTNDALAAVVRDEYYMQLALAEARQAQALGEVPIGAVLVQHQRVLARCGNRREFWQDPTAHAEQIVLREAARRLGSWRLLDCTLYVTLEPCLMCMGAIVLARVPRLVFGARDPRVGAVGSVFNFAADPHLNHAVRVTEGVCGVECSEMLSGFFQQLRSRKKAAKFTP; from the coding sequence GTGACCAACGATGCCTTGGCGGCTGTTGTCCGCGATGAATATTACATGCAACTGGCCCTGGCCGAAGCCCGTCAGGCGCAGGCTTTGGGCGAGGTGCCCATTGGTGCGGTGTTGGTCCAGCACCAGCGGGTGCTGGCGCGCTGTGGCAACCGCCGCGAATTCTGGCAGGACCCCACCGCCCATGCCGAGCAGATTGTCCTGCGCGAAGCCGCCCGCCGGCTCGGTTCCTGGCGGCTGCTCGACTGTACCCTTTATGTGACGTTGGAGCCCTGCCTGATGTGCATGGGGGCCATTGTGCTGGCGCGGGTGCCGCGACTGGTGTTCGGTGCCCGCGATCCACGGGTCGGCGCCGTCGGTTCAGTATTCAATTTTGCTGCCGATCCTCACCTCAATCATGCTGTCCGTGTCACCGAAGGTGTTTGCGGTGTCGAATGTAGCGAAATGCTGTCGGGCTTTTTTCAGCAATTGCGTTCGCGTAAAAAAGCTGCTAAGTTCACGCCCTGA
- a CDS encoding NAD(P)/FAD-dependent oxidoreductase — protein MNAAVVGAGMAGVTVARLLQEAGIAVTLFDKSKGSGGRLASRQWHGDWIDHGAPYFGAEQPAFHRFLRQRLASSVLATWQPGIAGLVAADEQSCYVGVPRSSAVTRALLAPVCFQPATRVTRLQRDGSRWQLFNDGDSLLGSWDLVLLALPAPQARPLLAALPALATQLASVEMEPCWVTVMQTATPVPLPDVEIGAHPHLRRITHNSAKPGRSRQGIYVLQASTAWSQNHLEEPPAEIGEQMRQFWLDCRPPARDSQILFCHRWRYGFTRQALGQACLWQAAERIGLCGDWCLGRRVEDAWLSGLNLARQVLGSPAATL, from the coding sequence ATGAACGCCGCCGTTGTTGGCGCCGGCATGGCCGGCGTGACGGTGGCGCGCCTGCTGCAGGAAGCCGGCATCGCGGTCACCCTGTTCGACAAAAGCAAGGGCAGCGGCGGCCGGCTGGCCAGTCGTCAATGGCATGGTGACTGGATCGATCACGGTGCGCCCTACTTCGGTGCCGAGCAGCCGGCCTTCCATCGCTTTCTGCGACAACGCCTCGCCAGCAGCGTACTGGCCACCTGGCAGCCCGGCATCGCTGGCCTAGTGGCCGCCGACGAGCAGTCCTGCTACGTCGGCGTACCGCGCAGCAGTGCCGTCACCCGCGCCCTGCTGGCGCCGGTCTGCTTTCAGCCCGCCACCCGCGTGACCCGGTTGCAGCGCGACGGCAGCCGTTGGCAACTGTTCAACGATGGCGATTCCCTGCTGGGCAGCTGGGATCTGGTCCTGCTGGCGCTGCCGGCGCCCCAGGCCCGCCCCCTGCTGGCAGCGCTACCCGCACTGGCGACACAACTGGCCAGCGTGGAAATGGAGCCCTGCTGGGTCACCGTGATGCAGACCGCCACCCCTGTTCCCCTGCCAGATGTCGAGATTGGCGCCCATCCCCATCTGCGGCGCATCACCCACAACAGCGCCAAACCCGGTCGCAGTCGACAGGGCATCTATGTTCTGCAGGCCTCAACCGCATGGTCACAGAACCACCTGGAAGAACCGCCGGCAGAGATTGGCGAACAGATGCGCCAGTTCTGGCTGGATTGTCGGCCCCCAGCCCGCGACAGTCAGATCCTGTTCTGCCATCGCTGGCGCTACGGTTTTACCCGCCAGGCCCTCGGTCAGGCCTGTCTGTGGCAAGCGGCAGAACGGATTGGCCTGTGCGGCGACTGGTGCCTTGGCCGCCGGGTGGAAGACGCCTGGCTCAGCGGCCTGAATCTGGCACGACAGGTTCTCGGCAGTCCTGCTGCCACCCTCTGA
- a CDS encoding MarR family winged helix-turn-helix transcriptional regulator produces the protein MKENPHTSAPAPPVPEAVGDATRAALRMLRALRPIIRAVDVSSHRLAGQHNITGPQLDCLLTLRELGPLTSAVLARRLYLSPSTVVGIVDRLEEKGLLQRERDRRDRRQVYLSLTAAGTQLTAQAPTVLQDRLAQALAALPLEERQNLTLALERLALLFQPESLPALTHLPAAAVAPAAAGAQGSSNLTD, from the coding sequence ATGAAGGAAAATCCGCACACAAGTGCTCCGGCGCCGCCGGTTCCAGAAGCGGTGGGCGATGCCACGCGGGCCGCGCTGCGGATGCTGCGGGCGCTGCGGCCGATTATCCGGGCGGTGGATGTGTCCTCCCATCGCCTGGCCGGACAGCACAACATCACCGGCCCCCAGCTGGACTGTCTGCTGACCCTGCGTGAATTGGGGCCGCTGACCAGCGCCGTGCTGGCGCGGCGCCTGTACCTGAGTCCCAGTACGGTGGTCGGGATTGTCGACCGGCTGGAGGAGAAGGGGTTGTTGCAGCGCGAGCGCGACCGCCGCGACCGCCGTCAGGTGTATCTGTCTCTCACCGCGGCCGGCACCCAGCTGACCGCCCAGGCGCCGACCGTGCTGCAGGATCGGCTGGCGCAGGCGCTGGCGGCTCTGCCGCTGGAGGAACGGCAGAACCTGACCCTGGCGCTGGAACGATTGGCGCTGCTGTTTCAGCCGGAATCCCTTCCGGCCCTGACGCACCTGCCGGCTGCCGCTGTTGCTCCCGCGGCAGCCGGCGCTCAGGGCTCTTCCAATCTGACAGATTAG
- the ablA gene encoding lysine 2,3-aminomutase: MKIFSSSQQQLARELCNEQVGLSNWRDWRWQLKHSIRDIATVERLLGVTFDAAHRRQLEQTVKTFPLSITPYYLSLIDRADVLGDPVFRQAFPDPRELQVEPCDMADPLAEDVDSPAPGITHRYPDRVLFHVSNVCSMYCRHCTRKRKVGDVDSIPDREQIQAGLDYIRATPVIRDVLLSGGDPLMLNDAYLDWILTALRQIPHVQVIRIGTRMPVVLPYRITDELVTLLKKHHPLWLNTHFNHPREVTGSAREALRKLADAGIPLGNQAVLLAGVNDCPRIIKALVHKMVENRVRPYYLYQCDLSEGLSHFRTPVGKGIEIMEALIGHTSGFAVPTYVVDAPGGGGKIPLSPNYLISLSTNKVVLRNYEGVITTYKEPDSYTANFCDRNCSDCHLQLNLQDGDESDATGIELLLSDYDSRISLTPMETARLERRHDS, translated from the coding sequence ATGAAAATCTTTTCTTCTTCCCAGCAGCAGCTGGCCCGCGAGCTGTGTAACGAGCAGGTTGGTCTGTCCAACTGGCGCGACTGGCGCTGGCAACTCAAGCATAGCATTCGTGATATCGCGACCGTCGAGCGCTTGCTGGGCGTGACCTTCGACGCCGCCCACCGGCGCCAGCTGGAACAGACCGTCAAAACCTTTCCGCTGAGCATAACGCCTTACTATCTGTCGCTGATTGATCGGGCGGATGTGCTGGGCGATCCGGTGTTCCGTCAGGCCTTTCCCGATCCACGCGAGCTGCAGGTGGAGCCCTGCGACATGGCCGACCCGCTGGCCGAGGATGTTGACAGCCCGGCGCCGGGCATCACCCATCGCTATCCTGATCGGGTGTTGTTCCATGTCAGCAATGTCTGCTCCATGTACTGTCGCCATTGCACGCGCAAACGCAAGGTGGGCGATGTGGATTCGATTCCCGACCGTGAGCAGATTCAGGCGGGTCTCGATTACATTCGTGCCACGCCGGTGATCCGTGATGTGCTGCTCTCGGGTGGCGATCCGCTGATGCTCAATGACGCCTATCTTGACTGGATTCTCACCGCCCTGCGCCAGATTCCCCATGTGCAGGTTATTCGCATCGGTACCCGCATGCCGGTGGTGCTGCCCTATCGCATTACCGACGAACTGGTGACTCTGCTGAAGAAGCACCACCCGCTGTGGCTCAACACCCATTTCAACCATCCGCGCGAGGTGACCGGCTCGGCCCGCGAAGCCCTGCGCAAGCTGGCGGATGCCGGTATCCCGCTGGGTAATCAGGCGGTATTGCTGGCCGGTGTCAATGACTGCCCGCGCATCATCAAGGCGTTGGTGCACAAGATGGTGGAAAACCGGGTACGGCCCTATTACCTGTATCAGTGCGACCTGTCTGAGGGCCTCAGCCACTTCCGCACGCCGGTGGGCAAGGGTATCGAGATCATGGAGGCGCTGATTGGCCACACCAGCGGTTTTGCCGTGCCGACCTATGTGGTCGACGCGCCGGGCGGTGGCGGCAAGATACCGCTGAGCCCCAATTACCTGATTTCGCTGTCGACCAACAAGGTGGTGCTGCGCAATTACGAGGGCGTGATCACGACCTACAAGGAGCCAGACAGTTACACCGCCAATTTCTGTGATCGCAACTGCAGTGACTGCCATCTGCAGCTGAATCTGCAGGATGGCGACGAAAGCGATGCTACTGGCATTGAACTGCTGCTGAGCGATTACGACAGCCGCATCAGCCTGACGCCGATGGAAACCGCCCGGCTGGAGCGTCGTCATGACAGCTGA
- the ablB gene encoding putative beta-lysine N-acetyltransferase, with product MTADRLENFGASLLQHGPASDRVYLMKLAAADLPALLDHIDGLVARHGYSKVFAKVPAAQAEAFSLRGYVCEARVPGFYRGCDDGWFLARYADPARQQDPAADQVAEVLQLALAKARPPRPQVVPDGLVCRLATAADCDAMAELYRQVFASYPFPIHQPDYLRQTLAEQVRYAGIWRGGQLLALASAEMDVTAGHAEMTDFATRPDARGQGLAHLLLQFLERHMPQEGVQLGYTIARATSFGMNITFSQCGYRFGGTLVRNTQISGGLESMNVWYRPLATALTAT from the coding sequence ATGACAGCTGATCGACTGGAAAACTTTGGCGCTTCGCTGTTGCAGCATGGCCCGGCCAGCGACCGGGTCTATCTGATGAAGCTGGCCGCGGCTGATCTGCCGGCGCTGCTCGATCATATCGACGGGCTGGTGGCGCGCCATGGCTATTCCAAGGTGTTTGCCAAGGTGCCGGCAGCGCAGGCAGAGGCTTTTTCGCTGCGCGGCTATGTCTGCGAGGCGCGGGTGCCCGGTTTTTACCGTGGTTGCGACGACGGCTGGTTTCTGGCGCGCTATGCCGATCCGGCGCGGCAGCAGGATCCGGCCGCCGATCAGGTGGCCGAGGTGCTGCAGTTGGCACTGGCCAAGGCCCGGCCGCCCCGGCCCCAGGTTGTGCCGGATGGTCTGGTCTGCCGGCTGGCGACAGCGGCGGATTGCGATGCCATGGCGGAGTTGTACCGGCAGGTGTTTGCCAGTTACCCCTTTCCGATTCATCAGCCCGATTACCTGCGGCAGACTCTGGCCGAGCAGGTGCGCTATGCCGGCATCTGGCGGGGCGGGCAGTTGCTGGCCCTGGCGTCGGCCGAAATGGATGTGACGGCCGGCCATGCCGAAATGACCGATTTCGCCACCCGGCCCGACGCCCGCGGCCAGGGCTTGGCGCACCTGTTGCTGCAGTTTCTTGAACGACACATGCCGCAGGAAGGGGTACAGCTGGGCTACACCATCGCCCGTGCCACCTCCTTTGGCATGAACATCACCTTCAGTCAGTGCGGCTATCGGTTTGGTGGCACGCTGGTCCGCAACACCCAGATCTCCGGAGGGCTGGAGAGCATGAATGTCTGGTACCGACCCCTGGCAACCGCTCTGACCGCCACCTGA